AGACAAGCTGTTCGACCTTGTGACAGACACCCTGGGGTTTCTCTCGGAAAAACGGGAACCGCACTCCGTTTTTCTCATTTTTCTCCTCCGCGCGTTAACCCTTTGCGGCTACAGGCCCGATTTCCGCTTTGACAGGGAAAAAGAGATCGCGGGATTTGACGTAGAGAACGGAAAACTCAGCAGTCTTGAGAAAACACGGGGGAAAAGGAACATCTATCCCTTCCACATGGACATAATGAGACACCCGGAAATCATGGACACAAACCTCGAAAAGGTAAAAAACAACATACGGATTCTAATGAGATACACCGAATACCGTACAGGAAGGCGTCTTGAGAAAACCGGGTTTGCTGACGAAACCTAAGCATGAAGCGTAGAGTCTCCGACGGAGACCGCCCGGGTCAGGTCCTGTAATCGGAATTGATTGAGACGTACTTGTGGCTTAGATCGCTTGTGAGAATCGAGTAGGCCGCCTTCCCCTCCCCGAGGCTCAGGGTTACCGTAAAGGACGGTTTTTTGAACACAGAGGCAAACCTTGATTCCGGCTTAGATCTTACCCCTTTTGAAAACACCTCTATTCCGCCAAAATAAAGCTTTATTTTTTCCGGATCGAATTTCACGCCGGCCCTTCCGGCGGCCGCCACTATCCTTCCCCAGTTCGCATCCTCCCCGTAAAACGCGGTCTTAACGAGCTGGGAAGTGGCTATCGTCCTCGCGATCTTCTCAGCGTCCTTCTTGTCCCTAGCTTCCGTAACATTGATCCTGACGACCTTCGTGGCCCCTTCGCCGTCGCTTACCATCATCTCGGCGATCTCTCCGCATAAAGACGAAAGCACGTCTACGAACCTGCCGTAATCCCCGCTTTTCTCCGTGATCTGCTTGTTTCCCAGAACCCCGTTTGCGAGGATAAAAACGGAGTCGTTGGGGGAAGTGTCCCCGTCAACCGTTATGGCGTTAAAAGAACCGCTTGCCGCTGCCACAAGAGCTTTTGAAAGAGCTTTCCGCTGAATATTAAGGTCGGTCATTATAAAACAGAGCATGGTCGCCATGTCAGGACATATCATCCCCGCCCCCTTGCCAATAGCCGAGACGGTGGCGGTCTTCTCTCCCACGGCAAGCTGTCTTGATGCGTACTTGGGAAAGGAGTCGGTCGTCATGATGGCTTCGGCCGCCTCGCGGACATTGTCTTCTCCAAGACCCTTTATGAGCTTGGGAATGGACTTTTTGATCTTCCCGACGCGAAGCCGCTCCCCCGTAACCCCGGTTGACGAAGGAATCACGAGCGATTCATCTATTCCAAGCCGCCCGGAGAGCGTGTTTGCAATTTCAAGTGAGTCTTCGTAGCCCCTTTGGCCCGTGAAGGCGTTAGCATTTACGCTGTTTATTATTAGCGCCTGGCAGAGCCCGCCTGCGATTCTCTCCTGCCCAACAAGCACAGGAGCACCTTTTATCAGGTTTTTCGTGAATATGGCGGACGCGCGGGCCGGAACCGTTGAGAATATAAGCGCCAGATCCCTCTTTTTGTCTTTCTTAAGCCCAGCGGATACACCGCTTAGCAGAAATCCCGGTACGTTTTTCATATCGCAGGTGCCCGCAACTCAGATTTCTCCGAGGCGAATTCAGTCTCGGTATTCAGTATATCCAAAAACAACAGCACGCATGTTATTTACTTAACATGGTCCCAACTATCAAATAATATCAGCAGTGATGGTTGCCTGATTCGGTACGGCCGCTCGCGAGGCATAAACTTCCGCCGGATACCTCCACGGCCTCACTTGGTATTTTAGATCAATGGCTATAATTAAGATTGCCGTCAGGGAGAAAGGAGCGGCTTCAGTTGGTCATGATACGAAAACGTACGAACAGGCAGCTCGTCATGCCTTGGAATCAAATGCCTCAATTCCTTTTTAAGCAGGAAGTCCCATGTCTTCTCGTAAGATCTCTCTAACGGGGAATAGGAGTTAAAGACTTTTGCCATAACCATAGCCCCTTTAAACTGATAAATCAGGAATTGGGGAATCAGCTTCGTATCAACTCCATCTTGAACCATTCCCGCTTTCTCGCAGTCTTCTAAGCTTATCTCAACACCGTGGTTGGTTACCTGGAAAAACTCATCAATAACAGAACGGAATTTCTGGTTTATGGAGCCTTGTTCCAAATCCATCCTTGCAATAAAACTGCCCGTCCGTAAAAAAAGGTCACGCTTAGCGTAAATTCCCTCTGTATAGAACCTGA
The DNA window shown above is from Candidatus Dadabacteria bacterium and carries:
- a CDS encoding TetR/AcrR family transcriptional regulator, yielding MRPTNKDKIIEAAYESFRFYGYNGTSIDMLIKAAGVSKSNFYYHFESKEELGLKILGIHVDYQKKIVSEILLNRDIDPLERFIRFYTEGIYAKRDLFLRTGSFIARMDLEQGSINQKFRSVIDEFFQVTNHGVEISLEDCEKAGMVQDGVDTKLIPQFLIYQFKGAMVMAKVFNSYSPLERSYEKTWDFLLKKELRHLIPRHDELPVRTFSYHDQLKPLLSP
- the argJ gene encoding bifunctional glutamate N-acetyltransferase/amino-acid acetyltransferase ArgJ, producing the protein MKNVPGFLLSGVSAGLKKDKKRDLALIFSTVPARASAIFTKNLIKGAPVLVGQERIAGGLCQALIINSVNANAFTGQRGYEDSLEIANTLSGRLGIDESLVIPSSTGVTGERLRVGKIKKSIPKLIKGLGEDNVREAAEAIMTTDSFPKYASRQLAVGEKTATVSAIGKGAGMICPDMATMLCFIMTDLNIQRKALSKALVAAASGSFNAITVDGDTSPNDSVFILANGVLGNKQITEKSGDYGRFVDVLSSLCGEIAEMMVSDGEGATKVVRINVTEARDKKDAEKIARTIATSQLVKTAFYGEDANWGRIVAAAGRAGVKFDPEKIKLYFGGIEVFSKGVRSKPESRFASVFKKPSFTVTLSLGEGKAAYSILTSDLSHKYVSINSDYRT
- the recO gene encoding DNA repair protein RecO, whose translation is METCEALVLRKSDYGEADLIVTLFSRELGKFRALAKNAKKSRKRFGGRLDFFNRLAIEVTLNKGRFNLIGDVTLKESYREITESVDSFVAANRVLELLDFLTPEQEPADKLFDLVTDTLGFLSEKREPHSVFLIFLLRALTLCGYRPDFRFDREKEIAGFDVENGKLSSLEKTRGKRNIYPFHMDIMRHPEIMDTNLEKVKNNIRILMRYTEYRTGRRLEKTGFADET